From the Salipiger sp. CCB-MM3 genome, the window GTCCAACGCGCTTCCAGCGCCTCGAGCGCCGCAATCCGCTCGGAGGTCTTGGGGTGCGAGAGCAGCCACGCGGGCGTGCCGCGCCCGCCGCCGCCGCTCAGCGCTTCCAGCTTGGTGAAAAGCGACTTCTGCGGCCCGACGCCGATCCCGGCCTTGTGCAGCAGCGCGGCGGCATAGGCATCGGCCTCATATTCATCGCCGCGCGACAGCCGCGCCGCCAACAGCGAGGTGAGCGCATTGGCGATGAGCGGCCCGAGCCCGGGAATGAAGCGCGCAAAGACCATGACCAGCGCCGCGCGGATCGCGTTCTGGCCGGAAAAATCGATCATCCGCCGCCGCGAGTGCCCCAGCGCCACATGGCCCAGCTCATGCGCGATGACCGAGGCCAGTTCCTCGGCGCTCACCTCGCCCGCCTTGTAGCGATCATAGAAGCCGCGCGTGATGAAGATCCGCCCGTCCGGCGCCGCCAGCCCGTTGACCGGCGCGATCTCATAGATGTTCACACGGATCCGCGGCAGGTCGAGCGCCGCCGCCATCCGGTCGGTCAGCGCCTTGAGCTTCGGGTCGGCCAGTTCGGTCGAGCGGCCATCAAGCTCGCGCGCGGTGCGCCACGCCGAGAAGTGATAGGCGACGACGGCATAGGCGATGGCCAGCAGGATCGGCATGAACTTCAGCATGGGGCCAATATGGGGATGCGGGCAGGGCGCGCCAAGCCCTCATCGGGTGGGACTTGCGAGGCGGACAGATTGCGTATTTTGGGAACAATGAAAGTCTTCGCCGGCTGACAGCCCTTAGACTTCATTGTTCTTCAAATAGGCAAAGAAAAACGCCCCGGCCATGGAGAGGCCGGGACGTCGTAATCGCTTTCAAGCTGGCGCCGGGGATCACTCCTCGGATGCTTCTCCATCTGCCTCACCGGCCACCTCGTCCTCGTCGCCCTGATCGGCGATCCAGGCGACCGAGACCACGACCTCACCGGCGCGTGTGTTGAACACCTTCACGCCGCCGGCGTTGCGCGAGCGGAACGAGATGCCCTCGACCGGCACGCGGATCGACTGGCCAGTGGAGGTGGCGAGCATGATCTGATCGTCCATCTCGACCGGGAAGGAGGCCACGATCTCGCCGCCGCGCATGGATTTCTCCCATGCGGTGACGCCAAGCCCGCCGCGACCGCGCACCGGGTAGTCGTGGCTGGAGCTGAGCTTGCCGAGGCCCTTTGCGGTGATCGTCAGGATCAGGTTCTCGACTGCCGACATCTCGGCGTAGCGCTCGGCAGGCAGCAGGCTGTCGGCGTTGCCTTCCTCCTCTTCCGAAGCCTCGGCCTCATCGGCGATCCCGGCCATGGCCCGGCGCATCTTGAGGTAGGAAGCGCGCTCGTCCGAGGTCGCGTCGAAGTGCCGGATCACCGACATCGAGACCACTTCGTCACCATTGTTGAGCTTCACGCCGCGCACACCGGTGGAGTTGCGCGAGTTGAACACCCGCACGTCCGGCACCGGGAAGCGGATGGCGCGGCCCGAGTCGGTGACCAGCATCACGTCGTCGTCTTCCGAGCAGATGCGCGCGTTGATCAGGCGCATGTCCTCGCCGTCCTCGAACTTCATGGCGATCTTGCCGTTCGATTTGACGTTGGTGAAGTCAGACAGGCGGTTGCGGCGCACCGAGCCCTTGTTCGTGGCGAAGACGATCTGCAGATCGTCCCAGTCGTCCTCGGGGCGGTCCACCGGCATGATCGCCGCCACCGACACGCCCTGCGGGATCGGCAGGATGTTGACGATGGCCTTGCCCTTGGACGTGCGGCCCCCCTGCGGCAGGCGCCAGCATTTGAGCTTATAGGCCATGCCGTCGGTGGTGAAGAACAGCAGCTGCGTGTGGGTGTTGGCCACGAAGAGCTGGGTGACCACGTCGTCCTCTTTGAGGCCGCCGCCCGACAGTCCCTTGCCGCCGCGCTTCTGGGCGCGGAAATCGGCCAGCGGAGTACGCTTGATATAGCCCGACTGGGTGACCGTGACGACCATGTCCTCACGCTCAATCAGATCCTCGTCGTCCATGTCGCCGGCCCAGTCGACGATCTCGGTGCGGCGCGGCACGGCGAACTGGTCCCGGACCGCGATCATCTCGTTCGAGATGATCTCGAGGATGCGCTCGCGCGAGCCGAGGATCTCGAGGTATTCCTTGATCTTCCCGGCGAGATCTTCGAGCTCGTCGGTGACCTCTTTCACGCCCAGCTGGGTGAGGCGCTGCAGGCGCAGCTCGAGGATGGCGCGGGCCTGCGTTTCCGACAGGTTGTAGGTGCCATCCTCGTTCATCTTGTGGGTCGGATCGTCGATCAGACGGATGAACGGCGCGATCTCCTCGGCCGGCCAGCGGCGGGTCATCAGCTTTTCACGCGCTTCCGAAGCATCGGCCGAGGCGCGGATGGTCGCCACCACCTCGTCGACATTGGCCACCGCCACGGCAAGGCCGCAGAGGATATGCGAGCGTTCCCGCGCCTTGCGCAGCAGATAGGCGGTGCGGCGGGCGATCACGTCCTCGCGGAAGTCGAGGAAGGCGGTGAGGAAGGCGCGCAGGGTCAGCTGCTCGGGCTTGCCGCCGTTCAGCGCCAGCATGTTGCAGCCGAAGCTGACCTGCATCGGGGTGAAGCGGTAAAGCTGGTTGAGCACCACTTCGGCGGTGGCGTCCCGCTTCAGCTCGACCACCACGCGCACGCCGGAGCGGTCGCTCTCGTCCTGCACATGGGCGATGCCTTCGATCTTCTTCTCACGCACGCATTCGGCGATGCGCTCGATCATCGTCGCCTTGTTCACCTGATAGGGGATCTCGTCGATGACGATGGCGTAGCGGTCCCGGCGCAGCTCTTCGATGCGGGTCTTGGCGCGGATGATCACCGAGCCGCGGCCCTCGAGATAGGCCTTGCGCGCGCCGGAGCGCCCAAGGATCACGCCGCCCGTCGGGAAGTCGGGGGCGGGGATATAGTCAATGAGCTGCTCGGACGAGAGGTCCGGGTTCTCGATCAGCGCCAGCGTCGCGTCGATCACTTCGCCGAGGTTGTGCGGCGGGATGCGCGTCGCCATGCCCACGGCGATGCCCTCGGCGCCGTTGACCAGCACGTTGGGATAGCGCGCGGGCAACACCACCGGCTCGTTGCGCTCGTTGGCGTAGTTCGGAACGAAATCCACCGTGTCCTTCTCGATGTCCTCGAGCAGGGCTTCGGCGGTGCGGTCGAGACGCGCCTCGGTGTAACGGTAGGCCGCGGGCGGATCGCCGTCCATGGAGCCGAAGTTGCCCTGACCGTCGATCAGCGGCAGCGACATGGAGAAATCCTGCGCCATGCGGACCAGCGCGTCATAGACCGCCGAGTCGCCATGCGGGTGGTAGCGGCCCATCACGTCGCCGACGGCGGTCGCGCATTTGCGGTAGGACTTGGACTTGGTCTGCCCGTTCTCCCACAGCGTGTAGAGAATGCGCCGATGCACAGGTTTTAGGCCGTCGCGCAGATCGGGGATCGCGCGGCTGACGATGACGCTCATGGCGTAGTCGAGATAGCTCGACTTCATCTCGTCGATGATCGAGATCGCCGGCCCGTCGTAAGAGGAACGCTCGGGGCGCGGGGTTTCGTCTTCGTTTTCAGGGGTTTCCGGCGTGTCGTTCACGTTGCTCGCCCGTCCGTGATTTCTCTATATCTTGTTACAGCGAGTTATATCAGATGCTAGGTGTTGGGCGCAATGGCGCCGGGTTCCGATTTCTGGCAGCCACCGCGCATGGTGGCTAACATACTGTTTTCGTTGAAAACTAAGAATGCTCGCGGCACGCTTGTTACATGGTTGTCATGCGAGGTAAAGCCAATGGAGCAGAGCGCCACGGAACTGATGCTGAAGGGCTATGGGCTGACCACGGCCGAGCTTTTCTACCGGATGCCCGATTATCGCAACGTGCTGAACACATTTGTCTGGCAGGAGTATGATCTCGCGCCGGACCATCCGCGGCTCTTCAAGTTCATTGAGTTCTGGCAGGATGAGATCGAGGGGCCGCTGCATTCCGTGCGCTTCACCCACCGCAAGATGCTCTCGGGCGGCGAGTGGCGGCAGGTGGTGGGCGAGTTCCATTACCACTGACGCGGCGCTACCCGCGCGGCCGGATTATGCGTATTTTAAAAGAGAAGAAGGGCCCGGCATCGCGCGCGGGCCCTTCTTCTCTTTAGAAATACGCCGGGGGTGAATTCGCGCAGCGAAGAGGGGGCAGCGCCCCCTCATGCGGCCCGTTTCCGCTTTCGTATCAGGGAATGATACGGGTGTATTTCACGCCTTCCAGCGTCGCGCCGAGATGCAGGCCCGATTTGCCGAAGATCACCGCAATGATCGGGGCCAGCGAGGTGGTGGTCTCTGCCGCCAGCGTCTCGCCGCCCTCGGGGATGGCGTATTCGATGTTGGCGCCCGCGGCCCAGCCCGGCGAGCGGCGGAAGTTCATCAGCGATTCCTCGGTCATGAAGAACAGCACATGCGCATATTGCTGGGCGCCGATCTGCAGCCCGCCGGATCCCTTGACCACCGAGTAGTAATCCACCGTGGCGCCGTTCACCCGCAGCGCGCCGCGGCCATAGGCGCCGCCGAGCCCGAGACCGGCTTCGGTCACCAGCGGCATCACCAGCATGCCCGAGGATTTCGCCTGCAGGTTCCGTGTGCCGGGATATTGCGCGAACATCTGGCTCAGCGTCGCATCGACGCGCGCGTCGATGGTGGCCGCGCCGCTGCTGCCCACGCCATTGCCACAGGCGGCCAGAAGCCCCGTGGCGCCGAGCCCGATAAGGAGTCCCCGTCGAGTGTTGTTCATTCTGCTCGTTCCTCGTCGATCTACGGGCCGGCATGTCCCGGCCAAGCCTCACTGTCCGGCTGTCCCGCCGGTTGTCTGGCGCAAGTATAGGCAGGCCGCGCGGGCCTGTCACTAGATCATGCGCGGACGCGGCGGCAGCCCGCTAGCCGTTGAGCAAACGCGCGGCGGCGGGGGCGAAATAGGTCAGCACCCCGTCGCAGCCCGAGCGTTTGAAGGCGATCAGGCTCTCGAGCATGACCTTGTCGCGGTCGAGCCAGCCGTTCTCGAAGGCGCCGGCCAGCATCGCGTATTCGCCCGACACCTGATAGGCGAAGGTGGGGGCGCCGAACATGTCCTTGGCGCGGCGGCAGATGTCGAGATAGGGCATGCCGGGCTTGACCATGATCATATCGGCGCCTTCGAGCAGGTCGCGCTCGATCAGCCGCATCGCTTCGTCGGAATTGCCGGGCTGCATCTGATAGCTTTGCTTGTCACCCGCCAGCGCGCCCTTGAGCGCCCCCGAAGCGCCCACCGCGTCGCGGAAGGGCCCGTAGAAGCCCGAGGCATATTTCGCCGCATAGGTCAGCAGCAGCACGTTCTGGAAGCCCTCGCGTTCCAGCTCGGAACGGATCGCGCCGATGCGCCCGTCCATCATGTCCGACGGGCCGATGATATCGGCCCCGGCGCGGGCCTGGCTCAGCGCCTGTTTCACCAGCGCCTCGACGGTGCGGTCGTTGACGATCTCGCCATTCTCGATGAAGCCGTCATGGCCGGTGATATTGTAAGGATCGAGCGCCACATCGGTCATCACCGCGATATCCGGCACCGCGTCCTTGATGGCGCGGGTGGCGCGGTTCGACAGGTTCTCGGGGTTCCACGCCTCGGCGCAATCCTCGGTCTTCAGCGACGGATCGGTATAGGGAAAGAGGCAGATCGCCGGGATGCCGAGCGCATGCGCCTCGCGCGCCGCCTCGACCACCTTGTCCACCGACAGCCGGTTCACCCCGGGCATCGAGGCGATGGGCTCCGAAATGCCTTCGCCATCGCGCACGAAGACCGGCCAGATGAAATCGCCGGGCGTGAGCTGCGTCTGCTGGGTCAGGGCGCGGATCGCAGGGGATTTGCGCAACCGGCGCAGACGTGTGGCAGGAAAGGCGGCAATCACGGGTTTCATCGGGCGTGTCCTTCGTATCCCTTGTCAAGGTTTCCCTTGGGTGGCATGGAAAGACGCCTGTCACAAGGGCTGCCGCCCGGGCAGGGAACACCTCTGCGAGACCGGCGATGGCGCCGGGGCCCGCCCGCGCGCCGGGCTGGGGCGGCCTCGACCAAGGCCCCGCGGGCAAAAGGGAATGGGCCGCTGCGGCCCGGCTGAAAGAGTGGATACGCCGTGGACCTGACCGGCCTCGTCTCCGAAACCATCGACCTTCGGTCGTTTTCCAACCTGTGGTTCTGGATCGCGCTCGCCGTCACATGGTCGAGCACCAGCCATTGGGTGCTGGGCGTGCCCTTCGACATGGTGGGCCGGGCGCGCCGTCAGGGCGGGCAGGCGGCGCTGGACCTAGAAGACATGGTGCGCATCAACGTGAACCGGCGGCTCTTTATCATCGAGACGGCGGGGCTCTGGGTCGTCGGGCTTGGCGCGGCGGTGCTGACCATGCTGGCAAGCCTCGGCTTCTGGTACGATATCGAACTGGCGCAGGCGCTGTTCCTGCTCGGCTTCCCGCTCTCTTTGGTGGGGCTGATGGGCATCGCCACCGCCGAGCGTATTCGCAACCGGCGCCTGAGCGGCGAGGCGCTGTGGCGCAAGCTGACGGTGCATCGCTTCTGGACGCAGGTGATCGGCATGATCTCGATCTTCGTCACCGCCATGTGGGGCATGTATCAAAACCTCGGGCACGGCGTTCTCGGTTGACGCGGCGCTGCGGGCGCGCCATTTGAGCGGCATGTCCCAGTCACTTACCCAGATGGCCGGTATCACCATGGGCGGCGCGCCCGAGGGGTTCGACGCCAAGCTCATCCTTGCCGAGGTCGAAAAGACCGGCGGGCCTGTGCTGCATATCGCCCGCGACGACAAGCGCCTTGCGGCGCTGCGCGAGGCGCTGGCCTTCTTCAACCCCGGCATGCCGGTGGTGAGCTTTCCGGGCTGGGACTGCCTGCCCTACGACAGGGTCTCGCCCAACCCCGATATTTCGGCCACGCGCATGTCGACCCTCGCGGGGCTCGTGCATGGCATGCCGCAGCGCTATGTGCTGCTGACCACGCTCTCGGCGGCGATGCAGCGCATCCCAGCGCGCGAGATCCTGCGCGAGGCGGCCTTTGCCGCGCGGGTGGGCGACCGGATCGACGAGGCGGGGCTGCGCAGCTTCCTCGTGCGCATGGGCTTTTCCAACGCGCCTACGGTGCATGAGCCGGGCGATTACGCGGTGCGCGGCGGGATCATCGACATCTTTCCGCCGGGTGAGGGCGGGCCGGTGCGGCTCGACCTCTTCGGCGACGTGCTGGACGGCGCGCGGCGTTTCGATCCGGTCAGCCAGCGTACCACGGAAAAGCTCGATCTGGTGGAACTGGCGCCGGTCTCCGAGGTGATCCTCGACGAGGCGGCGATCACCCGCTTCCGGCAGAACTACCGCATCGAGTTCGGCGCTGCGGGCTCGGACGATCCGCTCTACGAGGCGGTCAGCGCCGGGCGCAAGACGCAGGGGATGGAGCATTGGCTGCCGTTCTTCCACGAAAAGCTCGAGACGCTCTTTGACTATATGCCCGGCGCGCCGGTGCTGATGGACGATCAGATCACCCCCGCGCGCATCGCCCGCTGGGACAGCATCACCGACCAATACGAGACGCGCCGCCACGCGATGACCCAAAAGGGCCGCATCGACTCGGTCTATAAGCCGGTGCCGCCGGGGCTGCTCTATCTCGACGAGCCGGGCTGGGATGCCGCCGTCGGTGCGCGCCGCGTGGTGCAGTTCAACCCGCTGCCGCAGGCCAGCGGTCCGGGTGTGGTGGACGCGGGCGGGCGCATCGGGCGCAGCTTCGCGCCCGAGCGGCAGCAGGAAAACATCAGCCTGTTCGCCGCGCTCGCCGATCACGTGAAGAAACAGCTCTCCGAAGGGCCGGTCTTGATCGCCTCTTGGTCTGAAGGCGCGCGCGAGCGTCTCACGGGCCTCATCGAGGACGAGGGGCTTGCCGAGGCGATCCCGGTCATGGACGGCACCCGCATCGGCAAGCGCGGGCTGCATCTGGCGGTCTGGGGGCTGGAGCAGGGCTTTGTCGCGCCGTGGGGCGATCCCAAGAGCGGCGGCAAGATCACCGTGATCTCGGAACAGGACGTGCTGGGCGACCGGCTGATCCGCGCGCCGAAGAAACGCCGCAAGGCCGAGAACTTCCTCACCGAAGCGCAGTCGCTCACTCCGGGCGATCTGGTCGTCCATGTGGATTTTGGCATCGGGCGCTATCAGGGGCTCGAAGTGATCACCGCCGCCGGGGCGGCGCATGAATGCCTGCTGCTGGAATACGCCGAGGGCGCGCGGCTTTACCTGCCGGTGGAGAACATCGAGCTGCTGTCGCGTTACGGCCATGACGAGGGGCTCCTCGACAAGCTCGGCGGCGGCGCGTGGCAGGCCAAGAAGGCGCGCCTCAAGGAACGCATCCGCGAGATGGCCGACAAGCTCATCCGCGTGGCGGCTGAGCGCGCCCTGCGCAAGGCGCCGATCATCGACCCGCCGCCCGGCGCGTGGGAAAGCTTCTGCGCCCGCTTTCCCTACAATGAGACCGACGACCAGATGAGCGCCATCGAGGATGTGCTGGCCGATATGACCAGCGGCAACCCGATGGACCGGCTGATTTGCGGCGATGTGGGCTTCGGCAAGACCGAGGTGGCGATGCGCGCCGCTTTCGTGGCCGCCATGTCCGGCGTGCAGGTGGCGGTGATTGCCCCCACGACGCTGCTCGCCCGCCAGCACTACAAGAGCTTTGCCGAGCGCTTCCGGGGCTTCCCGCTCAACGTCGCGCCGCTGTCGCGCTTCGTCACCTCGGGCGATGCGGCCAAGACCCGCGACGGCATCTCCAAGGGCACGGTGGACATCGCCGTGGGCACCCATGCGCTGCTCTCGAAAAACATCCGCTTCAACAATCTCGGGCTGCTGATCATCGACGAAGAGCAGCATTTCGGCGTTGGCCACAAGGAGCGGCTGAAACAGCTGCGCTCGGACATCCACGTGCTGACGCTGACCGCGACGCCGATCCCGCGGACGCTGCAACTCTCGCTTTCGGGCGTGCGCGATCTGTCGATCATCGGCACGCCGCCCGTGGACCGGCTGTCGATCCGCACCTATGTCTCCGAGTTCGATCCGGTGACCATTCGCGAGGCGCTGCTGCGCGAGCATTACCGCGGCGGCCAGAGCTTCTTTGTGGTGCCGCGCATTTCGGATCTTCCCGAAATAGAGGAATTCCTGCGCGAACAGGTGCCCGAGGTCTCTTTCGTCGTGGCGCATGGTCAGATGGCGGCGGGCGAACTCGACGACCGGATGAACGCCTTCTACGACGGCAAATACGACGTGCTGCTGGCAACGACCATTGTCGAGTCGGGCCTCGACATTCCCACCGCCAACACGATGGTGGTGCACCGCGCCGATATGTTCGGCCTGTCGCAGCTTTATCAGATCCGTGGCCGGGTCGGGCGCTCCAAGACCCGCGCCTATGCCTATCTGACCACCAAGCCGCGCACCAAGCTCACCGACAGCGCCGAAAAGCGCCTGCGTGTGCTAGGCTCGCTCGACACGCTGGGGGCCGGCTTCACGCTCGCCAGCCAGGACCTCGACATCCGCGGCGCCGGCAACCTGCTGGGCGAGGAACAATCGGGTCAGATGCGCGATGTGGGCTATGAGCTTTATCAGTCGATGCTCGAGGAGGCGATCGCCAAGATCAAGTCGGGCCAGCTCGAAGGGCTCACCGACGATGACGGGCAATGGGCTCCGCAGATCAACCTCGGTGTGCCGGTGCTGATCCCCGAGGATTATGTGCCCGATCTCGACGTGCGCCTCGGCCTTTACCGCCGCCTGTCTGAGCTGACCACCAAGGTCGAACTCGAAGGTTTCGCCGCCGAGCTGATCGACCGTTTCGGCAAGCTGCCGAAAGAGGTCAACACGTTGATGCTGGTGGTGCGGATCAAGGCGATGTGCAAACGCGCCGGGATCGCCAAGCTCGACGGCGGCCCCAAGGGCGCGACGATCCAGTTCCACAACGACAAATTCGCCAAGCCCGAAGGGCTGGTGGAATTCATTCAGGCGCAGAACGGTCTGGCGAAGATCAAGGACAATAAGATCGTCGTCCGCCGCGACTGGGCCAATGACGTGGACAAGATCAAGGGCGCCTTCGCCATCGCCCGTGACCTTGCGGAAAAGGCGGGCACGGTGAAGCCGCGCAAGGCCAAGAAAGGCTGAGGTAGAGGGGGCGCTGCTCCCGCCGCACGATCTGCGGCGCTGCTAGAAGTAGGGGGCTCTGCCCCCGCCGCACGACCTGCGGCGCTGCTAGAGGTAGGGGGCTCTGCCCCCGCCGCGCTGCGCGCGTCTCCCCCGGGATATTTGACCCAAGAGGAAGCGGCGGGGTGGGGCGCGGGTCCGTGCCTTCCTCTTGGTAGAAATATCCCCGCCGGAGGCAGGCCGGAGCGTGCCGTGGGCGGGGATATCGGGCAAAAGCGCCGTGCCTCAGCCCATGCGTTCCGAGCTGTAGCTGCCCGGCGAGGCGGGGAAGACCACGGTCTTGTCGCCGTTGATGAAGACCCGGCGGTGGGCATGCGCGTGGATGGCGCGGGCCAGCACCTGCGCCTCGACGTCGCGGCCCAGCGAAACGTAATCCTCGGGCGATTGCGCGTGGGTGACGCGCACGATGTCCTGTTCGATGATCGGGCCCTCGTCGAGGTCGGCGGTGACGTAATGCGAGGTCGCGCCGATCAGCTTCACGCC encodes:
- a CDS encoding M48 family metalloprotease is translated as MLKFMPILLAIAYAVVAYHFSAWRTARELDGRSTELADPKLKALTDRMAAALDLPRIRVNIYEIAPVNGLAAPDGRIFITRGFYDRYKAGEVSAEELASVIAHELGHVALGHSRRRMIDFSGQNAIRAALVMVFARFIPGLGPLIANALTSLLAARLSRGDEYEADAYAAALLHKAGIGVGPQKSLFTKLEALSGGGGRGTPAWLLSHPKTSERIAALEALEARWTAVES
- the gyrA gene encoding DNA gyrase subunit A; translated protein: MNDTPETPENEDETPRPERSSYDGPAISIIDEMKSSYLDYAMSVIVSRAIPDLRDGLKPVHRRILYTLWENGQTKSKSYRKCATAVGDVMGRYHPHGDSAVYDALVRMAQDFSMSLPLIDGQGNFGSMDGDPPAAYRYTEARLDRTAEALLEDIEKDTVDFVPNYANERNEPVVLPARYPNVLVNGAEGIAVGMATRIPPHNLGEVIDATLALIENPDLSSEQLIDYIPAPDFPTGGVILGRSGARKAYLEGRGSVIIRAKTRIEELRRDRYAIVIDEIPYQVNKATMIERIAECVREKKIEGIAHVQDESDRSGVRVVVELKRDATAEVVLNQLYRFTPMQVSFGCNMLALNGGKPEQLTLRAFLTAFLDFREDVIARRTAYLLRKARERSHILCGLAVAVANVDEVVATIRASADASEAREKLMTRRWPAEEIAPFIRLIDDPTHKMNEDGTYNLSETQARAILELRLQRLTQLGVKEVTDELEDLAGKIKEYLEILGSRERILEIISNEMIAVRDQFAVPRRTEIVDWAGDMDDEDLIEREDMVVTVTQSGYIKRTPLADFRAQKRGGKGLSGGGLKEDDVVTQLFVANTHTQLLFFTTDGMAYKLKCWRLPQGGRTSKGKAIVNILPIPQGVSVAAIMPVDRPEDDWDDLQIVFATNKGSVRRNRLSDFTNVKSNGKIAMKFEDGEDMRLINARICSEDDDVMLVTDSGRAIRFPVPDVRVFNSRNSTGVRGVKLNNGDEVVSMSVIRHFDATSDERASYLKMRRAMAGIADEAEASEEEEGNADSLLPAERYAEMSAVENLILTITAKGLGKLSSSHDYPVRGRGGLGVTAWEKSMRGGEIVASFPVEMDDQIMLATSTGQSIRVPVEGISFRSRNAGGVKVFNTRAGEVVVSVAWIADQGDEDEVAGEADGEASEE
- a CDS encoding usg protein, whose amino-acid sequence is MEQSATELMLKGYGLTTAELFYRMPDYRNVLNTFVWQEYDLAPDHPRLFKFIEFWQDEIEGPLHSVRFTHRKMLSGGEWRQVVGEFHYH
- a CDS encoding YSC84-related protein, with protein sequence MNNTRRGLLIGLGATGLLAACGNGVGSSGAATIDARVDATLSQMFAQYPGTRNLQAKSSGMLVMPLVTEAGLGLGGAYGRGALRVNGATVDYYSVVKGSGGLQIGAQQYAHVLFFMTEESLMNFRRSPGWAAGANIEYAIPEGGETLAAETTTSLAPIIAVIFGKSGLHLGATLEGVKYTRIIP
- the hemB gene encoding porphobilinogen synthase — its product is MKPVIAAFPATRLRRLRKSPAIRALTQQTQLTPGDFIWPVFVRDGEGISEPIASMPGVNRLSVDKVVEAAREAHALGIPAICLFPYTDPSLKTEDCAEAWNPENLSNRATRAIKDAVPDIAVMTDVALDPYNITGHDGFIENGEIVNDRTVEALVKQALSQARAGADIIGPSDMMDGRIGAIRSELEREGFQNVLLLTYAAKYASGFYGPFRDAVGASGALKGALAGDKQSYQMQPGNSDEAMRLIERDLLEGADMIMVKPGMPYLDICRRAKDMFGAPTFAYQVSGEYAMLAGAFENGWLDRDKVMLESLIAFKRSGCDGVLTYFAPAAARLLNG
- a CDS encoding component of SufBCD complex, which produces MDLTGLVSETIDLRSFSNLWFWIALAVTWSSTSHWVLGVPFDMVGRARRQGGQAALDLEDMVRINVNRRLFIIETAGLWVVGLGAAVLTMLASLGFWYDIELAQALFLLGFPLSLVGLMGIATAERIRNRRLSGEALWRKLTVHRFWTQVIGMISIFVTAMWGMYQNLGHGVLG
- the mfd gene encoding transcription-repair coupling factor; protein product: MSQSLTQMAGITMGGAPEGFDAKLILAEVEKTGGPVLHIARDDKRLAALREALAFFNPGMPVVSFPGWDCLPYDRVSPNPDISATRMSTLAGLVHGMPQRYVLLTTLSAAMQRIPAREILREAAFAARVGDRIDEAGLRSFLVRMGFSNAPTVHEPGDYAVRGGIIDIFPPGEGGPVRLDLFGDVLDGARRFDPVSQRTTEKLDLVELAPVSEVILDEAAITRFRQNYRIEFGAAGSDDPLYEAVSAGRKTQGMEHWLPFFHEKLETLFDYMPGAPVLMDDQITPARIARWDSITDQYETRRHAMTQKGRIDSVYKPVPPGLLYLDEPGWDAAVGARRVVQFNPLPQASGPGVVDAGGRIGRSFAPERQQENISLFAALADHVKKQLSEGPVLIASWSEGARERLTGLIEDEGLAEAIPVMDGTRIGKRGLHLAVWGLEQGFVAPWGDPKSGGKITVISEQDVLGDRLIRAPKKRRKAENFLTEAQSLTPGDLVVHVDFGIGRYQGLEVITAAGAAHECLLLEYAEGARLYLPVENIELLSRYGHDEGLLDKLGGGAWQAKKARLKERIREMADKLIRVAAERALRKAPIIDPPPGAWESFCARFPYNETDDQMSAIEDVLADMTSGNPMDRLICGDVGFGKTEVAMRAAFVAAMSGVQVAVIAPTTLLARQHYKSFAERFRGFPLNVAPLSRFVTSGDAAKTRDGISKGTVDIAVGTHALLSKNIRFNNLGLLIIDEEQHFGVGHKERLKQLRSDIHVLTLTATPIPRTLQLSLSGVRDLSIIGTPPVDRLSIRTYVSEFDPVTIREALLREHYRGGQSFFVVPRISDLPEIEEFLREQVPEVSFVVAHGQMAAGELDDRMNAFYDGKYDVLLATTIVESGLDIPTANTMVVHRADMFGLSQLYQIRGRVGRSKTRAYAYLTTKPRTKLTDSAEKRLRVLGSLDTLGAGFTLASQDLDIRGAGNLLGEEQSGQMRDVGYELYQSMLEEAIAKIKSGQLEGLTDDDGQWAPQINLGVPVLIPEDYVPDLDVRLGLYRRLSELTTKVELEGFAAELIDRFGKLPKEVNTLMLVVRIKAMCKRAGIAKLDGGPKGATIQFHNDKFAKPEGLVEFIQAQNGLAKIKDNKIVVRRDWANDVDKIKGAFAIARDLAEKAGTVKPRKAKKG